The following coding sequences are from one Bradyrhizobium sp. 200 window:
- the tcuA gene encoding FAD-dependent tricarballylate dehydrogenase TcuA: MVDLTQKFDVLVIGGGNAALCAAISARRAGASVLVLEGAPKFYRGGNTRHTRNMRCAHDAATDILTGPYTEEEFWDDLLRLTGGQTDEELAKFMIKESKDILNWIVEQGVRWQPSLGGTLSLGRTNSFFLGGGRAMLNALYLTAEKLGVEIVYDAEVTDLEIEHGMFLSATLKQPVNGATEIRAAALVAAAGGFEANIEWLKEYWGEAADNFLIRGTPYNRGSILKMLLDKGVQDIGDPTQCHAVAIDARAPKFDGGIITRHDSVVFGIVVNKHAQRFYDEGEDIWPKRYAIWGRLVAAQPDQIAYIIFDSTVVTSFMPTLFPPIAGATLGELAGKLELDPAALEKTVTDFNAAVQPGTFDHTILDDCRTEGIAPPKTHWARRIETPPYLAYPVRPGITFTYLGTRVNKQSRMVMKDGKPSANMFAAGEIMAGNVLGKGYAAGIGMTIGSVFGRVAGREAAKNARN; the protein is encoded by the coding sequence ATGGTCGATCTCACTCAAAAATTCGATGTGCTTGTGATCGGCGGCGGTAACGCCGCCCTGTGCGCCGCGATCAGCGCACGGCGCGCCGGCGCCTCGGTGCTGGTGCTGGAAGGCGCGCCAAAGTTCTATCGCGGCGGCAACACCCGCCACACCCGCAACATGCGTTGCGCGCATGATGCCGCAACCGACATCCTCACCGGGCCCTATACCGAGGAAGAGTTCTGGGACGATCTGCTGCGCCTGACCGGCGGGCAGACCGACGAGGAACTGGCCAAGTTCATGATCAAGGAGTCCAAGGACATCCTGAACTGGATCGTCGAACAGGGCGTGCGCTGGCAGCCCTCGCTCGGCGGCACGCTGAGCCTGGGCCGCACCAATTCGTTCTTCCTGGGCGGCGGACGCGCGATGCTGAATGCGCTCTATCTCACCGCCGAAAAACTCGGCGTCGAGATCGTCTACGATGCAGAGGTTACCGACCTCGAGATCGAGCACGGCATGTTCCTGTCCGCAACGTTGAAGCAACCGGTCAATGGTGCAACAGAAATTCGTGCCGCAGCGCTGGTGGCAGCGGCCGGCGGCTTTGAAGCCAACATCGAATGGCTGAAGGAATATTGGGGCGAGGCCGCCGACAATTTCCTGATCCGCGGCACGCCCTATAACCGCGGCTCGATCCTGAAGATGCTGCTCGACAAGGGCGTGCAGGACATCGGCGATCCTACGCAATGCCATGCGGTCGCGATCGACGCCCGCGCGCCGAAATTCGACGGCGGCATCATCACGCGGCACGACTCGGTGGTGTTCGGCATCGTCGTCAACAAGCACGCCCAGCGATTCTATGACGAGGGCGAGGACATCTGGCCGAAGCGTTACGCCATCTGGGGACGCTTGGTGGCCGCGCAGCCCGACCAGATCGCCTACATCATTTTCGATTCCACTGTTGTCACGAGCTTCATGCCGACGCTGTTTCCGCCGATCGCAGGCGCAACGCTTGGCGAACTCGCCGGCAAGCTCGAACTCGATCCGGCCGCGCTGGAGAAAACGGTTACCGATTTCAACGCCGCGGTGCAGCCCGGCACCTTCGACCACACCATCCTCGACGATTGCCGCACCGAAGGCATCGCGCCACCGAAGACGCATTGGGCGCGCAGGATCGAGACGCCGCCTTACCTCGCCTATCCGGTGCGGCCCGGCATCACCTTCACCTATCTCGGCACCCGCGTGAACAAGCAGTCGCGCATGGTGATGAAGGACGGCAAGCCTTCCGCCAACATGTTCGCGGCCGGCGAGATCATGGCCGGCAACGTGCTCGGCAAGGGTTATGCGGCCGGCATCGGCATGACCATCGGCAGCGTGTTCGGCCGGGTCGCGGGACGGGAAGCGGCGAAGAATGCGAGGAATTAG
- a CDS encoding acyl-CoA dehydrogenase family protein: MHPLMHDRATASANHPGLLAPDTTGMNFYRADPALTDLLRLHLPDALFRHIEPHLDRLGELAGGYLDECARLADRHTPVLHQRDKFGRDTQYIEYHPAYRELEKAAFGEFGIHALSIRKGIMGWPDKYPVVAKHAFTFLFNQTEFGMGCPINVTDGCAKLLNNFGSEALKARYLDGLTQTDMSKLTQGGQFMTEKEGGSDVGTLTTTAVQEGDHWRLYGEKWFCSNADAEVVMLLARPEGAGPGTRGVGLFLMPRHLDGGSQNHYRIVRLKDKLGTRSMASGEIKFEGAIAYAVGKLDRGFVQMAEMVNSSRLSNGVKSTALMRRAHHDAMTVARNRVVFGQRIIDLPLARRQLMKIMLPTEQALSMSFLTADALDRAEAGSQDAAALLRILTPTLKFRATRDARKVCGDALEMRGGIGYIEEFATARLLRDAHLGSIWEGTGNIVAIDALTRAVGRHGADAALAADLHARLDDSANVPQAWRNRLRELTDRAVGFAREVASRSDNEGDARRATSLLYHVGSAVALAWEGGRIHEMRGDARRLLLSRMVVDHRISVGDPFRLAENATQRAITDHLLGERNVGMVEVGELLVAA, translated from the coding sequence ATGCATCCACTCATGCATGATCGCGCGACAGCTTCAGCCAATCATCCGGGATTGCTCGCGCCTGATACGACGGGAATGAATTTCTACCGGGCCGATCCGGCGCTGACCGATCTGCTGCGGCTGCATCTCCCCGATGCGCTGTTTCGGCATATCGAGCCGCATCTCGATCGCCTCGGCGAACTGGCTGGCGGCTATCTCGACGAATGCGCGCGGCTCGCCGACCGCCACACGCCGGTGCTGCATCAGCGCGACAAGTTCGGGCGCGATACCCAGTACATCGAATATCACCCGGCCTATCGCGAACTGGAAAAAGCCGCGTTCGGCGAGTTCGGCATCCACGCGCTCTCGATCCGCAAGGGCATCATGGGCTGGCCGGACAAATACCCTGTGGTCGCCAAGCACGCCTTCACGTTCCTGTTCAATCAGACCGAGTTCGGCATGGGCTGTCCGATCAACGTCACGGATGGCTGCGCCAAACTGCTCAACAATTTCGGCAGCGAGGCGTTGAAGGCCAGATATCTCGACGGCCTGACCCAGACCGACATGAGCAAGCTGACCCAGGGCGGCCAGTTCATGACCGAGAAGGAGGGCGGCTCCGACGTCGGCACGCTGACGACGACGGCCGTGCAGGAAGGCGACCACTGGCGGCTCTATGGAGAAAAGTGGTTCTGCTCCAATGCCGACGCTGAGGTGGTGATGCTGCTGGCGCGTCCGGAAGGGGCAGGTCCCGGCACGCGCGGCGTCGGGCTGTTCCTGATGCCGCGGCATCTCGACGGCGGCTCCCAGAACCACTACCGAATCGTTCGCCTGAAGGACAAGCTCGGCACCCGCTCGATGGCCTCGGGCGAAATCAAGTTCGAGGGCGCGATTGCCTATGCCGTCGGCAAGCTCGACCGCGGTTTTGTGCAGATGGCCGAGATGGTCAATTCCTCGCGGCTGTCCAACGGCGTCAAGTCGACCGCGCTGATGCGGCGCGCGCACCACGACGCGATGACGGTGGCGCGAAACCGCGTGGTGTTCGGCCAGCGTATCATCGACCTGCCGCTGGCGCGGCGGCAATTGATGAAGATCATGCTGCCGACCGAGCAGGCGCTGTCGATGAGTTTTCTCACGGCAGATGCGCTCGATCGTGCCGAAGCCGGCAGCCAGGATGCGGCGGCGCTGCTGCGGATTTTGACGCCGACCCTGAAATTTCGCGCGACGCGCGATGCGCGCAAGGTCTGCGGCGACGCGTTGGAGATGCGCGGCGGCATCGGTTACATCGAGGAATTCGCGACCGCCCGGCTGCTGCGCGATGCGCATCTCGGCTCGATCTGGGAAGGCACCGGCAATATCGTCGCGATCGATGCGCTGACGCGCGCGGTCGGCCGCCACGGCGCCGATGCCGCGCTGGCAGCAGACCTGCACGCCCGTCTCGACGACAGTGCCAATGTTCCACAGGCCTGGCGCAATCGCTTGCGGGAATTGACCGATCGCGCCGTAGGCTTCGCTCGCGAAGTGGCCAGCCGGAGCGACAATGAAGGCGATGCGCGGCGCGCCACCAGCCTGCTCTATCATGTCGGAAGCGCCGTTGCCCTGGCCTGGGAGGGCGGGCGCATCCATGAGATGCGCGGCGACGCAAGGCGGCTGTTGCTGTCGCGCATGGTCGTCGACCACCGCATCTCGGTGGGCGATCCGTTCCGGCTTGCGGAAAATGCGACCCAGCGCGCCATCACCGATCATTTGCTCGGCGAGCGCAACGTCGGCATGGTCGAGGTTGGCGAATTGCTCGTCGCAGCGTAG
- a CDS encoding Zn-dependent alcohol dehydrogenase, whose amino-acid sequence MKAAVLHEVNTPLAIEDVSVPNPGPREVLIRTRVAGLCHSDLHFMEGLYPHPLPAVLGHESAGVVEKVGSDVTYVKPGDHVVTCLSVFCGTCDNCTTGRTVLCTDTTVKMLPGQSNRLSWARSEKLNQFLNLSSFAEQMLVHENAIVKIRKDMPLELAALIGCGVITGYGAVVNTAKVQAGETVAVIGCGGVGMAAINGAAIAGAGRIIAIDTNPVKLQLATKLGATDIVDPAKGDVVQQVRELTGGGVHHSFEVLGRKETAEQSFAMLAAGGTATIVGMIPFGQKIELHGFDFLRERRIQGSSMGSNHFRVDMPRLVEFYMRGKLHLEDWISAKLKLSEINEGFANMKAGKTLRSVIMFDS is encoded by the coding sequence ATGAAGGCCGCCGTCCTGCACGAAGTCAATACGCCGCTGGCGATCGAGGATGTCAGCGTGCCGAATCCCGGCCCACGTGAAGTCCTGATCCGCACCCGCGTCGCCGGCCTCTGTCATTCCGACCTGCATTTCATGGAAGGGCTGTATCCGCATCCGTTGCCCGCGGTGCTCGGGCACGAATCCGCCGGCGTCGTCGAGAAGGTCGGCTCCGACGTCACCTATGTAAAACCCGGCGATCACGTCGTGACGTGTCTCTCGGTGTTCTGCGGCACCTGCGACAACTGCACCACCGGCCGCACCGTGCTGTGTACCGATACCACGGTGAAGATGCTGCCCGGCCAGTCCAACCGGCTGTCCTGGGCGCGTTCGGAGAAGCTCAATCAGTTCCTCAACCTGTCGTCGTTCGCCGAGCAGATGCTGGTGCACGAAAACGCCATCGTGAAAATCCGCAAGGACATGCCGCTGGAACTGGCGGCGCTGATCGGTTGCGGCGTCATCACGGGCTATGGCGCCGTGGTGAACACCGCAAAGGTTCAGGCCGGCGAAACCGTGGCCGTGATCGGCTGCGGCGGCGTCGGCATGGCCGCGATCAACGGCGCCGCGATCGCGGGCGCCGGCCGCATCATCGCCATCGACACCAACCCGGTTAAGCTGCAACTCGCCACCAAGCTCGGCGCCACCGACATCGTCGATCCCGCCAAGGGCGACGTCGTGCAGCAGGTGCGTGAACTCACCGGCGGCGGCGTGCATCACTCCTTCGAGGTGCTCGGTCGCAAGGAAACCGCGGAGCAGTCCTTTGCGATGCTGGCCGCCGGCGGCACCGCGACCATCGTCGGCATGATTCCGTTCGGCCAGAAGATCGAGCTGCACGGTTTCGACTTCCTGCGTGAGCGCCGCATCCAGGGCTCGTCGATGGGCTCCAACCATTTTCGCGTCGACATGCCGCGCCTGGTCGAATTCTACATGCGCGGCAAGCTGCATCTGGAGGACTGGATCTCGGCCAAGCTGAAGCTGTCCGAGATCAACGAGGGCTTTGCCAACATGAAGGCCGGCAAGACGCTGCGTAGCGTGATCATGTTTGATAGCTGA
- a CDS encoding enoyl-CoA hydratase has protein sequence MTTETKIDTGTDELLCVIRDRVAIITLNRPEARNAMSDNLTPALRNMIKACGENPDVGVLLLTGAGTAFCAGGNVKGMGANRDKAKLAMSHDERVADLQERQRLLTGALVSVRKPTIAALPGPAVGAGLALAMACDMRIAAQSAFLSTGYLKVGLSGDYGIAWLLTRLVGTSRARELMFTCDRVDAARCEAIGLVNRVVPDDRLQAEAFALAKSIAEGPTIAIRYMKDNLDEALMFDFATARDHEAERMIRAQVTVDHREAVQAFIDKRKPVFRGS, from the coding sequence ATGACCACAGAAACCAAGATCGACACCGGCACCGACGAACTGCTCTGCGTGATCCGCGACCGCGTAGCCATCATCACGCTGAACCGCCCCGAGGCCCGCAACGCGATGTCGGATAATCTGACCCCGGCCTTGCGCAACATGATCAAGGCCTGCGGCGAAAATCCCGATGTCGGCGTGCTGCTGCTCACCGGCGCCGGTACGGCGTTCTGTGCCGGCGGCAACGTCAAGGGTATGGGGGCGAATCGCGACAAGGCGAAGCTCGCAATGTCGCATGACGAGCGGGTCGCCGATCTGCAGGAGCGGCAGCGTCTCCTGACCGGCGCGCTGGTCTCGGTGCGCAAGCCGACCATTGCGGCGCTGCCCGGCCCCGCGGTCGGCGCCGGGCTGGCGCTGGCGATGGCCTGCGACATGCGCATCGCCGCGCAATCGGCATTCCTTTCCACCGGCTACCTCAAGGTGGGTCTGAGCGGCGATTATGGCATCGCCTGGCTCCTGACACGGTTGGTCGGCACGTCGCGGGCACGGGAATTGATGTTCACTTGCGACAGGGTCGATGCGGCGAGGTGCGAGGCGATCGGCCTGGTGAACCGCGTGGTCCCGGACGACAGGTTGCAGGCGGAAGCCTTCGCGCTCGCCAAATCGATCGCTGAAGGGCCGACGATCGCGATCCGCTACATGAAGGACAATCTGGACGAAGCCCTGATGTTCGATTTCGCCACAGCGCGCGATCATGAGGCCGAGCGCATGATCCGAGCCCAGGTGACAGTCGATCACAGAGAGGCCGTGCAGGCCTTCATCGACAAACGCAAGCCGGTGTTCAGGGGAAGTTGA
- the tcuB gene encoding tricarballylate utilization 4Fe-4S protein TcuB, protein MHGTRILEEADRLMTVCNSCRYCEGLCAVFPAMEMRRAFSDGDLNYLANLCHACGACYTDCQFSPPHEFNVNVPKTLAVARAESYAAYAWPRAFAGAFARNGLVISLVAAISVAAFIFGFAALNDRQVLFGVHTGPGAFYKLMPHNAMAALFGAAFLYAIVALIMGVRAFWRDIGEPVGMKTDAGALFQAIRDAGELRYLDGGGVGCFNEDDRPTDRRKLYHHFTFYGFALCFASTCVATLYHYLLAREAPYPWWDLPVVLGTLGGIGLLIGPVGLLTERWKRDSVLVDKARYGMDVAFIVMLFLTSLTGMALLILRETAAMGPLLALHLGVVFSLFVTMPYGKFVHGIYRFVALVRYAMERKAMGHGTGE, encoded by the coding sequence ATGCACGGAACGCGAATTCTGGAAGAGGCCGACCGCCTGATGACGGTCTGCAATTCCTGCCGCTATTGCGAGGGCCTCTGCGCAGTATTTCCGGCGATGGAAATGCGCCGCGCATTTTCCGACGGCGATCTCAATTATCTCGCCAATCTCTGCCACGCCTGCGGCGCCTGCTACACCGACTGCCAGTTCTCGCCGCCGCATGAATTCAACGTCAACGTCCCGAAGACGCTCGCGGTGGCGCGGGCCGAGTCCTACGCGGCCTATGCGTGGCCCCGCGCGTTCGCCGGCGCCTTCGCGCGCAACGGTCTCGTCATCAGCCTCGTTGCCGCGATCAGCGTTGCCGCGTTCATCTTCGGCTTTGCGGCGCTGAACGACCGGCAGGTGCTGTTCGGCGTCCATACCGGTCCGGGCGCGTTCTACAAATTGATGCCACATAACGCGATGGCCGCGTTGTTCGGGGCCGCGTTCCTCTATGCGATCGTGGCGCTGATCATGGGCGTGCGCGCGTTCTGGCGCGACATCGGCGAGCCCGTCGGCATGAAGACCGACGCGGGCGCATTGTTTCAGGCCATTCGCGATGCCGGCGAGCTGCGCTATCTCGACGGCGGCGGCGTCGGCTGCTTCAATGAGGACGATCGCCCGACGGACCGCCGCAAGCTCTATCACCATTTCACTTTCTACGGCTTTGCGCTGTGCTTCGCCTCCACCTGCGTCGCGACGCTCTATCACTATCTCCTGGCACGCGAGGCGCCGTATCCGTGGTGGGATCTGCCCGTCGTGCTGGGTACGCTCGGCGGCATCGGGCTGTTGATCGGGCCGGTCGGCTTGCTCACCGAGCGCTGGAAGCGCGATTCCGTCCTGGTCGATAAAGCGCGCTATGGCATGGATGTCGCCTTCATCGTCATGCTGTTCCTTACCAGCCTGACCGGCATGGCGCTCTTGATCCTGCGCGAGACGGCGGCGATGGGCCCGCTGCTGGCGCTGCATCTCGGCGTGGTGTTCTCGCTGTTCGTCACCATGCCCTACGGCAAGTTCGTGCATGGCATCTATCGCTTCGTCGCGCTGGTGCGATACGCGATGGAGCGGAAGGCGATGGGGCATGGGACGGGGGAGTAA
- a CDS encoding DedA family protein translates to MLFPTDLTSFLDLIRQHGDVAYSLMFAYAASHSLLLALFAGYAAHSGALGLGTLIVMCWFGSFTGDVIRFWIGRRYGGRLLLRFPRFERPVQTVVRLTDRHYLWMILFHRFPHGIRGLAGFAYGISRLPWSTFLALNFVAAGLWSGAVVSAGYAFGQFSETSINNASSSLGIVMLVAFLGLSWLLSRKLDQIVERY, encoded by the coding sequence TTGCTGTTTCCGACGGATCTGACCTCGTTCCTCGACCTCATACGCCAGCACGGCGATGTGGCCTACAGCCTCATGTTTGCCTATGCGGCCTCGCATAGCCTGCTGCTTGCGCTATTCGCCGGCTATGCGGCGCATTCGGGCGCGCTGGGTCTTGGCACGCTCATCGTGATGTGCTGGTTCGGCAGTTTCACCGGCGACGTCATTCGCTTCTGGATCGGGCGGCGCTATGGCGGCCGCTTGCTCCTTCGTTTTCCGCGGTTCGAGCGCCCCGTGCAGACCGTCGTTCGCCTGACGGATCGTCACTATCTCTGGATGATCCTGTTTCACCGTTTTCCGCATGGCATCCGCGGGCTCGCGGGGTTTGCTTACGGGATATCGCGGCTGCCCTGGTCCACTTTCCTTGCGCTCAACTTCGTCGCGGCGGGCCTTTGGTCCGGAGCCGTTGTCTCGGCCGGCTATGCCTTTGGCCAATTCTCGGAGACGTCCATCAACAATGCCTCCTCTAGCCTTGGCATCGTGATGCTGGTCGCGTTCCTCGGCCTGTCCTGGTTGCTCAGCAGGAAGCTCGATCAGATCGTGGAGCGATACTGA
- a CDS encoding SDR family NAD(P)-dependent oxidoreductase yields the protein MEIPKYKIALIVGAGEGLSASLARLFAREGIKVALAARKIEKLGALCTETGARAFACNATEAEEVERLFGMVEREIGTPDIVVYNASGRARGAFTDLVPADVAQAIAVSAFGGFLVAQQAATRMLPNKHGAILLTGASASVKGYAQSAPFAMGKFALRGLAQSMARELSPQGIHVAHFVIDGGIRSAVRAEPADRPDSMLDPDAIALSYWNVLQQPRSAWTWEVELRPWVEKF from the coding sequence ATGGAAATCCCAAAATACAAGATCGCCCTGATCGTCGGCGCCGGCGAAGGATTGAGCGCATCGCTGGCGCGGCTGTTCGCGCGCGAAGGCATCAAGGTTGCGCTGGCCGCGCGCAAGATCGAAAAACTCGGCGCGCTCTGCACCGAGACCGGCGCCCGCGCCTTTGCCTGCAATGCGACCGAAGCCGAAGAGGTCGAGCGTCTCTTTGGCATGGTCGAGCGCGAGATCGGCACGCCCGATATCGTCGTCTATAATGCCAGCGGACGGGCGCGCGGCGCTTTCACCGACCTGGTGCCGGCAGATGTGGCGCAGGCGATTGCCGTTTCGGCCTTTGGCGGCTTTCTGGTGGCGCAGCAGGCGGCAACGCGCATGCTGCCCAACAAGCACGGTGCTATCTTGCTCACCGGCGCTTCCGCCAGTGTGAAGGGCTATGCACAATCGGCGCCGTTCGCGATGGGCAAGTTCGCGCTGCGCGGGCTCGCCCAGAGCATGGCGCGCGAATTATCGCCGCAAGGTATTCACGTGGCGCATTTCGTCATCGACGGCGGCATCCGCAGCGCCGTGCGAGCCGAACCTGCCGACAGGCCGGACTCGATGCTCGATCCTGACGCGATTGCGTTAAGCTACTGGAACGTACTGCAGCAGCCGCGCAGCGCCTGGACCTGGGAGGTTGAACTGCGGCCGTGGGTGGAGAAGTTTTGA
- a CDS encoding transcriptional regulator GcvA, whose protein sequence is MTARLPSLNGLRAFEAAARHLSFTQAASELNVTQTAISHQIKRLEEELGVRLFIRQNRALALTAEAQDYLPGIRAAFNDLRLATDRLLRKDDDHVLTVSTLASLAAKWLLPRLTAFQEAHHGIDVRITTSTSLVDFQRDKVDAAIRYGRGQWAGLRADWLMADELFPVCSPALLKGNKPLKCPEDLRDHVLLHTSNANSDDWRLWLTVAGLPADYSKQPGVTFDMIFMTVQAAIDGLGVAMGRTAYVQEDIAKGRLVVPFKIAFPVDAGFYLVSPAGRTDPPKLSAFRQWLLNSVQSKP, encoded by the coding sequence ATGACCGCAAGGCTGCCGTCGCTGAATGGATTGCGAGCATTTGAGGCCGCGGCTCGGCATCTGAGCTTCACCCAGGCAGCCTCGGAGTTGAACGTCACGCAGACCGCGATCAGCCACCAGATCAAGCGGCTGGAGGAAGAACTCGGCGTTCGCCTGTTCATCCGCCAGAACCGCGCGCTGGCCCTGACAGCGGAAGCGCAGGACTACCTTCCGGGTATCCGCGCCGCCTTCAACGACCTCAGGCTCGCGACCGACCGCCTGCTGCGCAAGGACGACGACCATGTGCTGACGGTCTCGACGCTGGCCTCGCTCGCCGCCAAATGGCTGCTGCCGCGACTGACCGCCTTTCAGGAAGCCCATCACGGGATCGATGTCCGCATTACCACCTCGACCAGCCTGGTGGACTTCCAGCGCGACAAGGTCGATGCCGCCATCCGCTACGGCCGCGGCCAGTGGGCGGGACTGCGTGCCGACTGGCTGATGGCGGATGAGCTGTTTCCGGTTTGCAGCCCGGCGCTGCTCAAGGGCAACAAGCCGCTGAAATGCCCGGAAGACCTTAGGGATCACGTGCTGCTGCACACCAGCAACGCCAACAGCGACGACTGGCGGTTGTGGCTGACGGTGGCCGGTCTGCCGGCCGATTATTCGAAGCAGCCCGGCGTCACCTTCGACATGATCTTCATGACCGTGCAGGCCGCGATCGACGGCCTCGGCGTTGCGATGGGCCGCACCGCCTATGTTCAGGAAGACATCGCCAAGGGACGCCTGGTGGTCCCCTTCAAAATCGCGTTCCCGGTCGATGCCGGGTTCTATCTGGTCTCGCCTGCGGGAAGAACCGATCCGCCAAAACTGTCGGCCTTCCGGCAATGGCTGCTCAATTCCGTCCAGAGCAAGCCCTGA
- a CDS encoding GNAT family N-acetyltransferase: MTAMRFDDLRQYSDVLRSRHGQAVTVRFVEPRDAEALQNYFRSLTTRSRYNRFLGAASELPRSLLEDFIHIGEADRFSVVATMLVDGRETIVGEARYAFDSDTASIEFGLSIDDRWQGHGIGKALLKNLECRAASFGVTRVFGDTLRSNDAMIALARQAGYAFTNTPGDWKLTRFQKQIDVEPQEIPCASWRLAAVSPSAMSSLAV; encoded by the coding sequence ATGACCGCGATGCGTTTCGACGATCTCAGGCAATATTCCGACGTGCTGCGTTCGCGGCATGGCCAGGCCGTGACCGTGCGCTTCGTCGAGCCGCGCGATGCGGAGGCGCTGCAGAACTATTTCCGCTCGCTGACCACGCGCTCCCGCTACAACCGCTTCCTCGGCGCGGCCAGCGAACTGCCGCGCTCGCTGCTCGAGGATTTCATCCATATTGGCGAAGCCGACCGGTTCAGCGTGGTCGCGACCATGCTGGTCGACGGCCGCGAGACCATCGTCGGCGAAGCGCGCTATGCCTTTGACAGCGACACCGCCTCTATCGAGTTCGGCCTCTCGATCGACGACCGCTGGCAGGGCCACGGCATCGGCAAGGCGCTGTTGAAAAACCTCGAATGCCGCGCCGCCTCGTTCGGTGTTACGCGCGTGTTCGGCGACACGCTGCGCTCCAACGACGCCATGATCGCGCTCGCCCGCCAGGCCGGCTATGCCTTCACCAACACTCCCGGCGACTGGAAGCTGACGCGCTTCCAGAAGCAGATTGATGTCGAACCGCAGGAAATCCCATGCGCCAGTTGGCGGCTTGCCGCCGTCTCTCCCAGCGCAATGTCCTCGCTTGCGGTCTGA
- a CDS encoding DUF1127 domain-containing protein, which translates to MSTFTHESMINHHEPGLLSQIGETFHVWRQRYRSRRELASWSERELHDIGISWSDVAYEAEKPFWRA; encoded by the coding sequence ATGTCCACTTTCACCCATGAATCGATGATAAATCATCATGAACCGGGGCTTTTGAGCCAGATCGGTGAGACCTTCCATGTCTGGCGGCAGCGCTATCGGTCGCGACGCGAACTGGCGAGCTGGTCCGAACGAGAACTCCACGACATCGGCATCTCCTGGAGCGATGTCGCCTACGAGGCCGAAAAGCCGTTCTGGCGGGCTTGA
- a CDS encoding esterase, whose product MMRVAIVSAVAVLMSATLVNAAEPIALRDMGSFHVGGRLVEISGKPVKDVTFTPGGVPAKVDPNGTYQVEQMYVQYFLPANENGAYPLLMWHGGSLTGVTYETTPDGRGGWLNHFLRKGWAVYNSDAVERGRAGWAQYPDIFKSEPVFLTTANPFERFRIGDGAGSYNPDPAKRKLMPGSQFPNEGYENFVKQNVPRWTTTDDAIIAAYIAEIDRVGPSIILFHSQAGSFGFKVAQARPDKVKALIAIEPAGVGDPAKVDVLKNIPTLIVYGDYIEKDSRWPKIRANGIAFADAIKAAGGSVDVVDLPQAGIKGNSHMVMMDKNNAEVAALIQKWLEGKGLTK is encoded by the coding sequence ATGATGCGCGTAGCGATTGTCTCTGCTGTTGCAGTTCTGATGTCCGCGACGCTGGTCAACGCGGCTGAGCCGATCGCGCTGCGCGACATGGGCTCGTTCCATGTCGGTGGGCGGCTGGTCGAGATTTCCGGCAAGCCGGTGAAGGACGTGACCTTCACCCCCGGCGGCGTGCCGGCAAAGGTCGATCCCAACGGCACCTATCAGGTCGAGCAGATGTATGTGCAGTACTTTCTGCCGGCCAACGAGAATGGCGCCTATCCGCTCCTGATGTGGCACGGCGGCAGCCTCACCGGCGTGACCTACGAGACCACGCCGGACGGACGCGGAGGCTGGCTGAACCATTTCCTGCGCAAGGGCTGGGCCGTCTACAATTCCGACGCGGTCGAGCGCGGCCGTGCGGGGTGGGCGCAATACCCTGATATCTTCAAGAGCGAGCCGGTGTTCCTCACGACAGCCAATCCATTCGAGCGCTTTCGTATCGGCGATGGCGCGGGCTCCTACAATCCGGATCCGGCCAAGCGCAAGCTGATGCCGGGCAGCCAGTTTCCCAACGAAGGCTATGAGAATTTCGTCAAGCAGAACGTGCCGCGCTGGACCACGACTGATGACGCCATCATCGCCGCCTATATCGCCGAGATCGACCGTGTCGGTCCGTCCATCATCCTTTTCCACAGCCAGGCCGGCAGTTTCGGTTTCAAGGTGGCGCAGGCGCGTCCCGACAAGGTCAAGGCGCTGATCGCGATCGAGCCCGCCGGCGTCGGCGATCCCGCCAAGGTCGATGTTCTGAAAAATATTCCGACGCTGATCGTTTACGGCGACTACATCGAGAAGGACTCGCGCTGGCCGAAGATCCGCGCCAACGGCATCGCCTTTGCGGACGCCATCAAGGCCGCGGGCGGCAGCGTCGATGTCGTCGACCTGCCGCAGGCCGGCATCAAGGGTAATTCGCACATGGTGATGATGGACAAGAACAATGCCGAGGTCGCCGCCCTGATCCAGAAATGGCTCGAAGGCAAGGGGCTGACGAAGTAA